A genome region from Alistipes dispar includes the following:
- a CDS encoding M3 family metallopeptidase, producing MKKALLIMTLSTLAAGCADNSIPRADLPELDTSNPLLAEWKTPHATPPFDRIEPADYEPAFDAAIACSRAEIEAIVKNPKKPTFGNTIVALERQGELLNRISGVFFNLLSADTSEEMQQIAMRVQPRLTELSNDISLDPELFARVKAVYEHPGRGLSAEDRRLLEKTYKSFARNGAALSDADKELYRQYTTELSALSLEFDRNSLAATNAFTLNITDPATVSELPEFVREGMAAEARSRGEKGWTVTLQYPSYLPFMTYSSNRALKEKLWRANGSCALGGKFDNTEIVKRIANTRLRLANLLGYECYADYVLEERMAKNTPTVRAFLGELLDETKRYADADYRTIAGYAASQGFEGTLMPWDWAYYSEKYKREKYALDAETVKPYFELERVKKGVFLLAEKLYGLHFTPNPAVAVYHPDVTAYDVTDAEGRFMAVLYLDFFPRASKNSGAWMTEFRGAKCVDGKETRPLVSLVMNFTKPTEKSPSLLTFDEVETFLHEFGHSLHGMLGEGSYESLTGTNVSRDFVELPSQIMENWATQKEFLDLWAGHYETGEKIPAQIVERIVAAQNYLAAYANVRQLSFGLTDMAWHTLTEPFEGDVEAFEREAMAPAQVLPAVEGTAMSPAFGHIFAGGYASGYYGYKWAEVLEADAFSLFEEKGIFSPEVAASFRDNILSKGGTEDPMELYVRFRGHKPETKALIEKMQLGK from the coding sequence ATGAAAAAAGCCCTGTTGATTATGACCCTTTCGACACTTGCGGCCGGATGCGCCGACAATTCGATTCCCCGGGCCGATCTGCCCGAACTGGACACCTCGAATCCGCTGCTGGCGGAGTGGAAGACGCCCCATGCCACGCCGCCGTTCGACCGGATCGAACCGGCGGACTACGAACCGGCGTTCGACGCCGCGATCGCCTGCTCGCGCGCCGAGATCGAAGCGATCGTGAAGAACCCGAAGAAGCCGACCTTCGGCAACACGATCGTGGCGCTGGAGCGCCAGGGCGAGCTGCTGAACCGGATATCGGGCGTCTTCTTCAACCTGCTGAGCGCCGATACGTCGGAGGAGATGCAGCAGATCGCCATGCGCGTCCAGCCCCGCCTGACGGAGCTGTCCAACGACATTTCGCTCGATCCCGAACTGTTCGCGCGCGTGAAGGCCGTCTATGAGCATCCCGGACGGGGCCTTTCGGCCGAGGACAGGCGCCTGCTGGAGAAGACCTACAAGAGCTTCGCCCGCAACGGCGCGGCGCTGTCGGACGCCGACAAGGAGCTCTACCGGCAGTACACCACCGAACTGTCGGCCCTTTCGCTGGAGTTCGACCGCAATTCGCTGGCCGCGACCAACGCCTTCACGCTCAACATCACCGATCCGGCGACAGTCTCCGAACTGCCGGAATTCGTCCGCGAAGGGATGGCCGCTGAGGCCCGTTCGCGCGGGGAGAAGGGGTGGACCGTGACGTTGCAGTACCCCAGCTACCTGCCCTTCATGACCTACTCCTCGAACCGCGCGCTCAAGGAGAAGCTGTGGCGGGCGAACGGTTCGTGCGCGCTGGGCGGCAAGTTCGACAACACGGAGATCGTCAAGCGGATCGCCAATACGCGCCTCCGGCTGGCCAACCTGCTGGGCTATGAATGCTATGCGGACTATGTGCTCGAGGAGCGCATGGCCAAGAACACGCCGACCGTCCGTGCGTTCCTCGGGGAGCTGCTCGACGAGACGAAGCGGTATGCCGACGCCGATTACCGCACGATCGCCGGCTATGCCGCCTCGCAGGGCTTCGAAGGGACGCTGATGCCGTGGGACTGGGCCTATTACAGCGAGAAATACAAGCGCGAGAAGTATGCGCTCGACGCCGAGACGGTCAAGCCCTATTTCGAGCTGGAGCGGGTCAAAAAGGGTGTCTTCCTGCTGGCCGAAAAGCTCTACGGACTGCATTTCACCCCCAATCCGGCCGTGGCCGTCTATCATCCCGACGTGACGGCCTACGACGTGACGGACGCCGAGGGGCGTTTCATGGCCGTCCTCTACCTCGACTTCTTCCCCCGCGCGTCGAAAAACTCGGGGGCGTGGATGACCGAATTCCGCGGTGCGAAGTGCGTGGACGGGAAGGAGACCCGCCCGCTGGTGTCGCTGGTGATGAACTTCACGAAGCCCACCGAAAAGTCGCCCTCGCTGCTGACCTTCGACGAGGTGGAGACCTTCCTCCACGAATTCGGGCATTCGCTCCACGGCATGCTGGGCGAGGGCTCCTACGAGTCGCTGACCGGCACGAACGTTTCGCGCGACTTCGTGGAGCTGCCGTCGCAGATCATGGAGAACTGGGCCACGCAGAAGGAGTTCCTCGACCTCTGGGCCGGGCACTACGAGACGGGGGAGAAGATTCCCGCGCAGATCGTGGAGCGCATCGTCGCGGCGCAGAACTACCTGGCGGCCTATGCCAACGTGCGGCAACTGTCGTTCGGCCTGACCGACATGGCGTGGCATACGCTCACCGAGCCGTTCGAGGGCGACGTGGAGGCCTTCGAGCGCGAGGCGATGGCTCCGGCGCAGGTGCTGCCCGCGGTCGAGGGTACGGCCATGTCGCCGGCCTTCGGGCATATCTTCGCCGGAGGGTACGCCTCGGGGTACTACGGTTACAAGTGGGCCGAGGTGCTGGAGGCCGATGCCTTCTCGCTCTTCGAGGAGAAGGGCATCTTCAGCCCCGAGGTCGCCGCGTCGTTCCGCGACAACATCCTTTCGAAGGGCGGTACGGAAGATCCGATGGAGCTTTACGTGCGTTTCCGCGGCCACAAGCCCGAGACGAAGGCGCTGATCGAGAAGATGCAGCTCGGAAAATAG